The following are encoded in a window of Desulfobotulus pelophilus genomic DNA:
- a CDS encoding DUF748 domain-containing protein, whose protein sequence is MKRIIRNSLIVTASCMVLWFPGVFFGLSMVLTHMVPDRLSHFLGRIVSIEQIRVNPFTLSVTVRKFEIREKDGRDSFVSFDRFYVNAEILSLIQRGLILKAVELDKPEIYLTRFSDMTFNFSDILAGIQSAAPADAEVDKTGSEYPPSSFHFTVQDIRIVDGRIEYRDLPADKTHRFDPINWHLPLISNTEHHRDIFSEPALRFALDGAQIFVNVWTKPFKDTMETFVELGVSGLSLPMYASYLPEDQVSFMLEKGTLDLTGQVSFRMEENPVVEVQGDLILSDIHVMDKAGEDIFMLPRLELSLNPSPVLENRLHIDTLLIQSPGLFVQRREDGSISLNDLIPAPVDAADTSISEKMVAEDEKNKEISDESGFWVEVDNFILDDGRLQFMDFAVQAGGSNPTQFSVLTDIYPLQLEISPFTTVPDHASVFDFSAGLNGSAQLAIKGEVQLTPLSLASDLVLSDFALIWLQPYLPENIQLVIRDGMASAGASIAFAMEENSGFSLSLESDTAILAFSSEDALEGNSFLGWDALTVQGIRVDMHPLRVDVDEIAFKGMYASLAVLEDGGMNLDNIFIREEQEEDAAVKKEKADESGGPVFLRIGAFVMDDSDFRFTDRRVLPHYDTRLNLGNLRIAGLTSEDFRAADVHAKGLIDGYAPLKITGSMNPLSENLFVNLDFSLGNLEMVPFSPYTGKFIGRAIEKGKLHLDVKYHIENQRITADNHLLLDQFTLGRRVPGPDAMNLPVGLAISLLKDRHGKIEIDLPVSGRTDDPEFAWGKLVLRTLQNLIVRAAASPFSLVASLVGGGEEMQFIEFEPGTADLDETAHGKLLSIRTLLYERPGLRMEILGYADEKNDTRALAKQNLERRIRMRASAEGVISDKGDMNAETRHDYLKILYQDAMAARGDESPEASKDAELSVEEMEEVLLEGWDIRTADLYRLAMERAGAVRAYILDDERIDAQRVFFRESSQPLKTGDDFVRAGRVELGLQ, encoded by the coding sequence ATGAAGCGGATAATCAGAAATTCTTTAATTGTTACAGCATCATGTATGGTTTTGTGGTTTCCGGGTGTTTTTTTTGGACTTTCCATGGTGTTGACGCACATGGTGCCGGACAGATTGTCTCATTTTCTGGGCCGGATCGTGAGCATTGAGCAGATCCGTGTGAATCCTTTTACCCTTTCTGTAACGGTGCGGAAATTTGAGATCAGGGAAAAAGACGGGAGAGACTCCTTTGTTTCTTTTGATCGTTTTTATGTTAATGCGGAAATTCTTTCTTTGATTCAGCGTGGCCTGATTTTAAAGGCTGTGGAACTGGATAAACCCGAAATTTATCTGACTCGTTTTTCGGATATGACATTTAATTTTTCAGATATTCTTGCGGGCATTCAAAGTGCTGCACCGGCGGATGCAGAAGTTGACAAAACAGGTTCTGAATACCCACCCAGCTCCTTTCACTTTACCGTGCAGGATATTCGAATTGTGGATGGACGTATTGAATACAGAGATCTTCCTGCGGACAAGACGCATCGATTTGATCCCATTAACTGGCACTTGCCCCTGATTTCCAATACAGAGCACCACAGGGATATTTTTTCAGAGCCTGCCCTACGCTTTGCTCTGGATGGCGCCCAGATCTTTGTTAATGTGTGGACAAAGCCCTTTAAAGACACCATGGAAACGTTTGTGGAACTTGGAGTGTCCGGTCTGTCCCTTCCCATGTATGCGTCATATCTTCCAGAGGATCAGGTGAGTTTTATGCTTGAAAAAGGCACTCTGGATCTTACGGGCCAAGTGTCCTTTCGTATGGAGGAAAACCCGGTAGTGGAGGTGCAGGGGGATCTGATTCTTTCGGATATACATGTGATGGATAAGGCAGGTGAAGATATTTTTATGCTGCCCCGGCTGGAGTTGAGTCTTAACCCATCTCCAGTTCTCGAAAACCGTCTGCACATTGATACGCTTTTGATTCAGTCCCCCGGTCTTTTTGTTCAGCGCAGGGAAGATGGCAGCATCAGCCTGAATGATCTGATACCGGCTCCGGTTGATGCAGCTGATACATCCATTTCGGAAAAGATGGTTGCAGAAGATGAAAAAAATAAGGAAATCAGTGATGAAAGTGGCTTTTGGGTGGAGGTGGACAACTTTATTCTGGATGATGGCAGACTGCAATTCATGGATTTTGCAGTGCAGGCCGGAGGCAGTAACCCCACCCAGTTTTCTGTGCTAACGGATATTTATCCCCTGCAACTTGAGATATCTCCTTTTACCACGGTTCCTGACCATGCTTCTGTTTTTGATTTCAGTGCAGGTCTGAATGGGTCGGCCCAGCTTGCCATAAAAGGAGAGGTGCAGCTGACTCCCCTTTCCCTTGCAAGCGATCTTGTTTTGTCGGATTTTGCCCTTATCTGGCTGCAGCCTTATCTGCCTGAGAATATCCAGCTGGTGATCCGTGACGGAATGGCTTCTGCCGGAGCCAGTATTGCCTTTGCCATGGAGGAAAACAGTGGTTTTTCCCTTTCCCTTGAGTCTGATACGGCAATACTTGCCTTTAGCTCTGAGGATGCTCTGGAAGGAAATTCTTTTCTGGGCTGGGATGCTTTGACTGTTCAGGGTATCCGGGTGGATATGCATCCATTGCGTGTGGATGTGGATGAAATCGCCTTCAAAGGTATGTATGCCAGCCTTGCAGTGCTGGAAGACGGTGGCATGAACCTTGATAATATTTTCATCAGGGAGGAACAGGAGGAAGACGCTGCCGTAAAAAAAGAAAAAGCCGATGAATCAGGCGGCCCTGTTTTTCTCCGCATCGGTGCCTTTGTAATGGATGATTCAGATTTCCGTTTTACAGACCGCCGTGTACTGCCCCATTACGATACCCGTCTGAACCTTGGGAATCTTCGCATTGCGGGCCTGACCTCCGAGGATTTCAGGGCTGCGGATGTTCATGCGAAGGGGCTGATTGACGGGTATGCTCCTTTGAAAATTACCGGCTCCATGAATCCTTTGAGTGAAAATCTTTTTGTGAATCTGGATTTCAGCCTTGGCAATCTGGAGATGGTGCCCTTTTCTCCGTATACGGGAAAATTTATAGGAAGGGCCATTGAGAAGGGCAAGTTACATCTTGATGTGAAATATCATATAGAAAATCAAAGGATTACAGCAGATAATCATCTTCTTTTAGATCAGTTCACCCTTGGCAGAAGGGTGCCAGGTCCCGACGCCATGAACCTGCCTGTGGGACTTGCCATCTCCCTTCTCAAGGACAGGCATGGCAAAATAGAAATTGACCTGCCCGTCTCAGGGAGAACCGATGATCCGGAATTTGCCTGGGGAAAGCTTGTACTGAGAACCCTTCAGAATCTCATTGTGCGGGCGGCAGCTTCACCGTTTTCTCTGGTGGCATCTCTGGTGGGCGGTGGCGAGGAAATGCAGTTCATTGAATTTGAACCCGGAACTGCGGATCTGGATGAGACAGCCCATGGCAAACTTCTGTCCATCCGGACCCTTCTTTATGAAAGACCGGGCCTGAGGATGGAGATTTTAGGATACGCAGATGAAAAAAATGATACCCGTGCCCTGGCGAAACAGAATCTGGAGAGAAGAATCCGGATGCGTGCATCCGCAGAGGGTGTGATTTCTGATAAAGGTGATATGAATGCTGAAACAAGACATGATTATCTGAAGATACTGTATCAGGATGCCATGGCTGCCCGAGGGGATGAAAGTCCCGAAGCCAGTAAAGATGCGGAGCTGTCCGTTGAAGAAATGGAAGAGGTTTTGCTGGAGGGGTGGGATATCCGGACGGCTGATCTTTACCGCCTTGCCATGGAAAGGGCCGGTGCCGTCAGAGCCTATATCCTTGATGACGAGAGAATTGACGCGCAGCGGGTTTTTTTCAGGGAATCTTCCCAACCCCTGAAAACAGGCGATGATTTCGTAAGGGCCGGTCGGGTGGAGCTGGGGCTGCAGTAG
- a CDS encoding SulP family inorganic anion transporter, which translates to MPNSPLPSLFQELITDLSSSKAFPGLSAGLIIGLMGLIIQVSFAAMIFAGPLQIHAQRAMGLTLTGAVLLLGITTLFGGFRSSINFPQDAPTAIYAGAAAGMAASMVMTDPDTVFITIVAGLMLSSLATGLVFILAAKLRFAELLRFMPYPVVAGFLAGTGWLLTHGSLEVMTGISITKDSLHFLLDKENIILWVPGTLYAFLLFFCMKRWSHFMILPGSMLVVLFLYHAFLPISGIHMDMAREKGLFFADFSTTSLWPAFSYTDIYKVDWSAIAGQMPTLAIIPFIAMIGLLLNSNGIELASRQDLDINRELVVNGSGNILAAFAGAPAGYNSISLSMLGFKTGAYTRLVGITAALLLTCALFFGGQILSVFPKGLLGGFLLLLGISFISDFIVDTRSRMPLADYSVILFVFAIIGIFGYLEGVLFGLLASLVLFVVRFSRIPALAQSQSLEKEQSTKQRSLPHRRMLIQNGHRVQIFHLTGYLFFGSVSTLTTAIMKKTENQDTRFVLISFEGVTGFDISAINSFLRLFQKIDGSGIAVLFSGVSPRFKELILHGTDNKTEKNSKFFENRNKALEWSEDRILEEIEMNANLNNLYGDSIKESLFDAVADDLLAHLARQEKVEALMEKMNPFMDHKKFEARSVIFRSGYPVKSMVFVKEGLIREYEVTAEGKHTALRALEPGTFFAEFAAYDSWISPLSYVAETDAHLSFLTSTALRRMESSDPQTALHVHRMIIDELSRQTH; encoded by the coding sequence TTGCCGAATTCTCCCTTACCCTCTCTTTTTCAGGAGCTGATCACAGATCTGTCTTCATCAAAGGCTTTTCCCGGCCTGAGTGCAGGTCTTATTATAGGTCTCATGGGCCTGATTATTCAGGTTTCATTTGCAGCCATGATCTTTGCAGGCCCGCTGCAGATACACGCCCAGCGGGCCATGGGACTTACCCTGACGGGTGCCGTTCTTCTGCTTGGTATCACAACACTTTTCGGTGGATTCAGATCCAGCATCAACTTCCCTCAGGATGCGCCAACGGCCATTTACGCAGGTGCCGCAGCAGGCATGGCCGCTTCCATGGTAATGACGGACCCGGATACGGTTTTTATCACCATAGTAGCCGGACTGATGCTCTCCAGTCTGGCTACGGGCCTTGTCTTTATTCTGGCCGCAAAGCTGCGCTTTGCCGAACTCCTGCGCTTCATGCCCTATCCGGTTGTGGCAGGTTTTCTGGCAGGCACCGGATGGCTTCTCACCCATGGCAGCCTGGAAGTCATGACCGGTATTTCCATAACAAAGGATTCATTGCATTTTCTATTGGACAAAGAAAACATTATACTCTGGGTGCCGGGTACCTTGTATGCTTTTCTTCTCTTTTTCTGCATGAAGCGCTGGTCCCATTTCATGATCCTTCCGGGGTCCATGCTGGTGGTACTTTTTCTTTATCACGCATTTTTACCCATATCCGGTATCCATATGGATATGGCCAGAGAAAAAGGCCTTTTTTTTGCTGACTTTTCCACCACAAGCCTCTGGCCGGCCTTCAGTTACACAGACATCTACAAGGTTGACTGGTCTGCCATTGCAGGGCAAATGCCCACCCTTGCCATTATTCCTTTCATTGCCATGATCGGTCTTCTGCTTAACTCCAATGGGATTGAACTGGCTTCCCGGCAGGACCTGGATATCAACCGGGAACTGGTGGTCAACGGCAGCGGTAATATACTGGCAGCCTTTGCCGGTGCTCCTGCTGGTTACAATTCCATCAGCCTTTCCATGCTGGGTTTTAAAACCGGAGCATACACCCGCCTTGTCGGCATCACTGCGGCCCTTCTGCTGACATGCGCTCTCTTTTTTGGGGGACAGATTCTTTCCGTCTTTCCCAAAGGTCTTTTAGGCGGGTTTCTTCTGCTACTGGGAATTTCCTTTATTTCTGATTTTATTGTGGATACACGCAGCCGCATGCCCCTTGCAGACTATAGCGTTATCCTTTTCGTCTTTGCCATTATAGGGATCTTTGGATATCTGGAAGGTGTTCTCTTCGGCCTTCTTGCAAGCCTTGTACTTTTTGTAGTCCGCTTCAGCCGCATCCCTGCTCTGGCGCAATCCCAAAGCCTTGAAAAAGAACAAAGTACAAAACAAAGGTCTTTACCCCACAGACGTATGCTGATCCAAAACGGACACAGAGTGCAGATCTTTCATCTTACAGGATACCTTTTTTTCGGTTCCGTCAGTACGCTGACCACTGCCATAATGAAAAAAACAGAAAATCAGGATACCCGTTTTGTTCTCATCAGTTTTGAAGGGGTAACAGGTTTTGATATTTCTGCCATCAACAGTTTTTTACGGCTTTTCCAAAAAATCGACGGTTCCGGAATTGCAGTACTTTTTTCCGGAGTATCTCCCCGTTTCAAAGAACTGATCCTCCATGGTACAGACAACAAAACAGAAAAAAATAGTAAGTTTTTTGAAAATAGAAACAAGGCACTGGAATGGAGTGAAGACAGAATTCTCGAAGAGATTGAAATGAATGCCAACCTGAACAACCTTTACGGGGACAGTATAAAAGAATCCCTTTTTGATGCCGTTGCCGACGATCTGCTTGCCCACCTTGCCCGTCAGGAAAAGGTGGAAGCATTAATGGAAAAAATGAATCCTTTTATGGACCATAAAAAATTTGAAGCCCGGTCAGTCATATTCAGATCCGGGTACCCGGTGAAATCCATGGTTTTTGTCAAAGAAGGACTGATCAGGGAATATGAAGTCACAGCAGAAGGGAAACACACGGCGCTGCGGGCACTGGAACCCGGCACCTTCTTTGCCGAGTTCGCAGCCTATGATTCATGGATCAGTCCGCTCTCCTATGTGGCGGAAACCGATGCGCATCTGTCCTTTTTAACTTCCACAGCCCTCCGCAGAATGGAATCCAGCGATCCGCAGACAGCCCTTCATGTGCATCGTATGATAATTGATGAGCTCTCACGTCAGACCCACTGA
- a CDS encoding ATP-binding cassette domain-containing protein — protein MVSPCPHEISGNEKQRVALARALLRKRKLLLLDEFFSALNRAATLSISRFLMEIRGCFPLPSSIPYTKILPHFQTPPAAQVFFQYFSPQTTEA, from the coding sequence CTGGTATCTCCCTGTCCCCATGAAATCTCCGGCAACGAGAAACAGCGGGTGGCACTGGCCCGCGCCCTGCTGCGAAAACGAAAGCTCCTGCTTCTGGACGAGTTTTTTTCCGCCCTGAACAGGGCGGCTACGCTTAGTATATCCAGGTTTCTGATGGAAATCCGGGGGTGTTTTCCCCTTCCCTCCTCCATACCATACACAAAAATCCTGCCCCATTTCCAGACTCCCCCTGCTGCTCAGGTCTTTTTCCAATATTTTTCGCCTCAAACAACTGAAGCATAA